CTTGTTTAATCTTGTCAATGTTGGACGTGTCTCCTATATGTTCTAATGCGTGTTGAATCTGTTTTTTCATCTTTGCACCTCACTATTATGAATTAGTAGTCTAGTGAACTATTTCCTTTACATCACTATAAAAAAACCTGCTATCTCTGAGAATAGCAGGGTGGATTCATGTTTTTATCCCATAACAGGCTGCATATGCTGTTCGCGAAATTCCTTAGGAGTCATATCAATATATTTTTTAAACAAGGATGTGTAGTAGCTTTGGTTGCAAAAACAAAACAAAGAAGCGATATCAGAGATGGATGTAGAGGTATGTAGAAGAAAGTATTTGGATTCTTCAATTCGTTTTTTGTTAATGAATTGCACAATAGAAATACCGACCTCTTTTTTAAATAGATGGGAAAGATAACTCGGACTCACATAACTATGTTCAGCAATCATATCTAATGTTAAATCTTCAAGTATGTTGTCGTGTATATACGTTATGGCTTGATTGACAATTTTACTGTACGGTAGCGTTTCCTCATCATTTAAGACAATAATAAAGTGCTTGAGCATGTCGTATTCCATTTTTTCTAATTGTGATTGGTCATGTAAGTTTTCAATTTCACGAATATAGGCATCACTTAAGGTGAATGCGGTTTCTGGTTGAACGCCACCTTGAATAATCGCTCTTGTAAAAAGTGTACAGGAACAGATTAGAGAGTTTTTCAAAGATCTTATTGGAATATCGGCTAATTTTGGTCGTTGGTCATGGTTAATGCTAGTTAAAATTTTTAATGCTTTCTCCTCATCCCCTTGAGAGATGGATCCTAGTAATTGCTTCTCAAGCAAATAAGAAGGGTGGAGATAGTTATTCTCGCGATTATTTATGCGTGTTTGCATAAATTGATCAATCATCGACTGCTTAATACTCGTACTCATAAAGTCACCCACAAACATAAATTTTTACTAATTATTAAAAGATTTTAGTATAATTGTAAGCGATTTCGCAATAAAATCAAGTCAATCAAGATAAAAAATTCTTATCAAGGAGGTCAACGGCATGAAAAAATGGTTCATGTTTTTGTTAACGCTTTCTTTTGCAGCTAGTATTCTAGTAGCTTGTGGTGGCGATGGCGCCGAAGATTCAGGTCAATCGACTGATGAAGGTACAGAAGAAGAAACGGATAACACTAGTGAGGACAAAAATGAAAGCGCTAACGATTCTTCTGGAGAAACAACAACTATTAAATTTGCAGCACAAAATGATAATACTCCTGCAACAAAGATGGCAATTGAAGAATTTAATAACAGTCAGGAAAAATACAAAGTTGAATGGGTGCAAATGACAAACGACTCTCAACAAATGCACGATCAACTATTAACTTCTTTATCTAGTGGTTCAGGTGAATATGATGTTCTTTCTATGGATGTTGTATGGGCTGGCGAATTTGCAGGTGCTGGATACCTAGAAACAATCGACATGAAAATGGATGAAGCGGGCCTTGAATACGATAATTTCAACTCTGGTTCCATGACAGCAGGAAACTATAAAGCGAAACAATATACATTACCTTTCTTCCCAGACTTAGGACTCATGTACTTCCGTAAAGATATTGTTTCTGAAGAAGATGCGAAGACACTTCAATCCGGCGATTATTCTTATGATGATCTTGCAAAAATGGCAGAGCAATATGCTGGTAAGAATGAAACGAAAACTGGATTTGTTTATCAAACTAAGCAATACGAAGGTTTAACGGTAAATGTAACGGAATTTACAAATCAATTTGAAAATACAAAACAAGGCCTTGATAAAATGTACGAATTTACAGAAGCCTCTTGGACTCCAGATGACATCTTAAACTACACAGAAGGTGAGACCCATACGGC
Above is a genomic segment from Pontibacillus yanchengensis containing:
- a CDS encoding AraC family transcriptional regulator, producing the protein MSTSIKQSMIDQFMQTRINNRENNYLHPSYLLEKQLLGSISQGDEEKALKILTSINHDQRPKLADIPIRSLKNSLICSCTLFTRAIIQGGVQPETAFTLSDAYIREIENLHDQSQLEKMEYDMLKHFIIVLNDEETLPYSKIVNQAITYIHDNILEDLTLDMIAEHSYVSPSYLSHLFKKEVGISIVQFINKKRIEESKYFLLHTSTSISDIASLFCFCNQSYYTSLFKKYIDMTPKEFREQHMQPVMG
- a CDS encoding extracellular solute-binding protein — encoded protein: MKKWFMFLLTLSFAASILVACGGDGAEDSGQSTDEGTEEETDNTSEDKNESANDSSGETTTIKFAAQNDNTPATKMAIEEFNNSQEKYKVEWVQMTNDSQQMHDQLLTSLSSGSGEYDVLSMDVVWAGEFAGAGYLETIDMKMDEAGLEYDNFNSGSMTAGNYKAKQYTLPFFPDLGLMYFRKDIVSEEDAKTLQSGDYSYDDLAKMAEQYAGKNETKTGFVYQTKQYEGLTVNVTEFTNQFENTKQGLDKMYEFTEASWTPDDILNYTEGETHTAFENGNAVFARNWPYMFGRLKNPEDSGAKVKMENVGIAPLPNGGSVGGWLLGINANSEKKEGAWEFIQFMAGPEGQKIMSTEGGYLPGYNPLLEDEDVLNSNELLTLDPFQKALKSTISRPVSPDYAKVSDTIQVSTHKYLSSGEGLEDAVNKIEGDVED